The following proteins are co-located in the Moraxella nasovis genome:
- a CDS encoding UTRA domain-containing protein, protein MPKPVYQRIKEYILYQIHHGIWRAGMPIASENELATAFGVSRMTVNRAVNELTSDGVLTRKQGSGTFVSQRQFSHTFVTVHNIRHDIESTGKRYHAKVISKRSISRHDVPEFLVGVFDGSQDVFEVVIVHFGDDVPLQVEVRYVDLTLVPDFKNQDFNRVNTSDYLIEHVPLVKGRYFIQAVHCPSDIAQWLNCQSGLALRLSRYTYSGDKVVTYVQMWHDGERFEFGGELEKSQ, encoded by the coding sequence ATGCCAAAACCTGTTTATCAACGTATCAAAGAGTATATTTTATACCAAATTCATCACGGAATATGGCGAGCAGGTATGCCTATTGCTAGTGAAAACGAGCTTGCGACAGCTTTTGGCGTGTCTCGCATGACCGTTAATCGTGCAGTAAATGAACTTACCAGTGATGGCGTCTTGACACGCAAGCAGGGTTCTGGAACGTTCGTTTCCCAAAGGCAGTTTAGCCATACTTTTGTGACAGTGCATAACATTCGCCATGACATTGAAAGCACAGGCAAAAGATACCACGCTAAAGTCATTAGTAAAAGATCAATCAGCAGGCATGATGTTCCAGAGTTTTTAGTAGGGGTTTTTGATGGCTCTCAAGATGTATTTGAAGTGGTTATAGTTCATTTTGGAGATGATGTGCCTTTACAGGTGGAAGTGCGTTATGTGGATTTAACGTTAGTACCAGACTTTAAAAACCAAGATTTTAATAGGGTAAATACCAGTGATTACTTAATTGAGCATGTGCCGTTGGTAAAGGGTCGGTATTTTATCCAAGCGGTGCATTGCCCAAGCGATATCGCTCAGTGGCTAAATTGTCAAAGTGGTCTTGCATTACGTCTTAGTCGCTACACTTATTCAGGAGATAAAGTCGTGACTTATGTGCAGATGTGGCATGATGGTGAGCGTTTTGAGTTTGGTGGAGAGCTTGAAAAAAGCCAGTAG
- the gpmI gene encoding 2,3-bisphosphoglycerate-independent phosphoglycerate mutase, whose protein sequence is MTTKIPHVLMILDGVGHREDEQDNAVLAAKTPNLDKLKATYANGLISGSGMDVGLPDGQFGNSEVGHMNLGAGRILYQDSTRIMNDINTGAFFDNQTLVDAVKATNDNEGAVHILGLLSDGGVHAHIEHIKAACKLALQQGALQVFVHAFLDGRDTPPKSADKYVTDLQDYLKTLNAQFEGVASIASVIGRFFAMDRDKRWDRVEAAYELLTEAKAVRTASTALQAVHLAYEAGETDEFIQATIIDDNGIIADNDGVIFMNFRADRAREITQAFVSDDFDGFGRHYTPTLSAFVMMTKYSDDLENNAKTSIAYLPTSLTNTLGEYLQNHNKTQLRIAETEKYAHVTFFFSGGREELYDGEERILVNSPDVKTYDLKPEMSAFEVTDKLKDAILSGKFDVLIVNYANGDMVGHSGVFDAAVKAVEAVDACIGEIVEAVKLMNGHLLITADHGNCEQMQDYDSGQVHTQHTTELVPFIYVGDNAVTIRDGGKLCDVAPTLLDLMGMQKPDEMSGTSLLVS, encoded by the coding sequence ATGACGACTAAGATTCCCCATGTACTGATGATTCTAGATGGTGTTGGACACCGAGAAGATGAGCAAGATAATGCTGTTTTGGCAGCCAAAACCCCAAACCTAGATAAGCTAAAAGCCACCTATGCTAACGGTCTTATTAGTGGTTCTGGTATGGATGTCGGATTACCTGATGGACAGTTTGGTAACTCTGAAGTGGGGCATATGAATCTTGGGGCGGGGCGTATTTTATATCAAGATTCTACCCGCATTATGAATGACATTAATACAGGTGCGTTTTTTGATAATCAAACGCTGGTTGATGCTGTTAAAGCAACCAATGACAATGAAGGTGCGGTGCATATTTTAGGCTTGTTGTCAGATGGTGGGGTACACGCCCATATTGAGCATATTAAGGCAGCGTGCAAGCTTGCTTTACAGCAGGGAGCTTTGCAGGTATTTGTTCATGCCTTTTTAGATGGTCGTGATACACCGCCCAAGTCAGCCGATAAATATGTGACTGATTTACAAGATTATTTAAAGACGCTAAATGCTCAGTTTGAAGGAGTGGCTAGCATTGCTAGTGTGATTGGGCGTTTTTTTGCGATGGATCGAGATAAGCGATGGGATAGAGTGGAGGCTGCTTACGAGCTTTTAACCGAAGCAAAAGCTGTCAGAACAGCAAGCACCGCTTTACAAGCTGTACATTTGGCGTATGAGGCAGGCGAGACGGACGAATTTATCCAAGCCACCATTATTGATGATAACGGCATTATTGCTGATAATGATGGCGTGATTTTTATGAATTTTCGTGCTGATCGAGCAAGAGAAATTACCCAAGCATTTGTTAGTGATGATTTTGATGGCTTTGGGCGTCATTACACGCCAACCTTATCAGCTTTTGTGATGATGACAAAGTATTCAGATGACTTAGAAAATAATGCTAAAACGAGCATTGCTTATTTACCCACAAGCCTTACCAATACATTAGGTGAGTATCTCCAAAACCATAACAAAACCCAACTTCGCATTGCCGAAACTGAAAAATACGCTCATGTAACTTTCTTTTTTAGCGGCGGTCGAGAAGAGCTTTATGATGGCGAAGAACGTATTTTAGTAAACAGCCCAGATGTTAAAACGTACGATTTAAAGCCTGAGATGAGTGCATTTGAAGTGACTGATAAGTTAAAAGATGCAATTTTATCTGGCAAGTTTGATGTGCTGATTGTCAATTATGCCAATGGCGATATGGTGGGTCACTCTGGCGTCTTTGATGCAGCGGTGAAAGCGGTCGAGGCGGTCGATGCTTGTATTGGTGAGATTGTTGAGGCAGTAAAGCTGATGAATGGGCATCTACTCATTACAGCTGATCATGGCAACTGTGAACAGATGCAAGATTATGACAGTGGTCAGGTGCATACTCAGCATACGACTGAGCTTGTGCCATTTATTTATGTGGGTGATAACGCTGTGACGATTCGTGATGGTGGCAAGTTATGTGATGTCGCCCCAACTTTGCTTGATTTGATGGGTATGCAAAAACCTGATGAGATGAGCGGTACGTCTTTATTGGTGTCGTAG
- a CDS encoding S41 family peptidase, producing MMTLGNFVKLTLVAAVYGVMSVSAVAQVSPNDGYDETVNPALQALGGEPDVLHGIDGLHQGRVPLNTISPEVLKTFVAVVDLVRREYPENLSDEKLFEYAIRGMLQKVDSHADFLDAENYADLQSFTSGDIADVGLWATWQKDKGQWVVTRVVDGMSAMSEGVEEGDFIHKIGDIQLDGSQTDNDVAQLLSGILNTEVAVVLSKSGRSKRTVSLVRNHPKKSQIEMLSKDGVIIIKLPVFQNNTREQILQGLTGVDKVQGIIIDVRNNPGGVLESAVDVASLFMRDQTITQIQGKNGSNRVLKTTRSPLLDELPLMILQNRYSASASEVLASSLQEQKRALIVGESSYGKGSVQSVIPLGDGQAVKLTTAHYLTAKGVKIDGVGVKADVNFPKNTSDDRVDDWLERALALMEKAKLAKGVEFTPVGGF from the coding sequence ATGATGACTTTGGGAAACTTTGTAAAACTAACCCTTGTGGCTGCAGTTTATGGCGTGATGTCAGTGTCTGCAGTCGCACAAGTAAGCCCAAATGATGGCTATGACGAGACAGTAAACCCAGCATTACAGGCTTTAGGGGGTGAGCCTGACGTGCTGCATGGCATTGATGGCTTACACCAAGGTCGTGTACCCTTAAATACCATTTCGCCTGAAGTGTTAAAGACATTTGTGGCAGTTGTGGACTTGGTGAGACGTGAATACCCTGAGAATCTTAGTGATGAGAAGCTGTTTGAGTATGCTATTCGTGGTATGCTCCAAAAAGTAGACAGTCACGCTGATTTTTTAGATGCCGAAAACTATGCTGATTTGCAGTCGTTTACAAGCGGTGATATTGCTGATGTCGGACTTTGGGCGACGTGGCAAAAAGACAAGGGGCAATGGGTCGTTACTCGGGTGGTAGATGGTATGAGTGCGATGAGTGAGGGTGTCGAAGAGGGTGATTTTATCCATAAAATTGGCGATATACAGCTTGATGGCTCTCAGACTGATAATGATGTGGCACAGCTTTTAAGCGGTATCCTAAATACTGAGGTTGCTGTTGTGCTTTCAAAATCTGGGCGATCAAAGCGTACTGTTAGCCTTGTGCGTAACCACCCAAAAAAAAGCCAAATTGAGATGCTAAGTAAAGACGGTGTCATTATCATTAAGTTACCTGTTTTTCAAAACAATACCAGAGAGCAGATTTTACAGGGTTTGACTGGCGTGGATAAAGTCCAAGGGATTATCATTGATGTACGCAATAACCCAGGTGGCGTGTTAGAGTCTGCTGTTGATGTTGCATCGCTGTTTATGCGTGATCAGACGATTACCCAAATACAAGGTAAAAATGGCTCAAATCGCGTCTTAAAAACTACCCGTTCACCGCTGCTTGATGAGTTGCCACTGATGATTCTGCAAAATCGCTACTCAGCATCAGCATCTGAAGTACTAGCAAGTAGTTTACAAGAGCAAAAACGTGCATTGATTGTTGGTGAATCAAGCTATGGTAAGGGATCAGTGCAGTCGGTGATACCGTTAGGAGACGGTCAAGCAGTCAAGCTGACCACCGCTCATTATCTGACTGCTAAAGGTGTGAAAATTGATGGCGTTGGCGTGAAAGCTGACGTGAATTTCCCAAAAAACACAAGCGACGATAGGGTAGATGATTGGCTAGAGCGTGCCTTAGCACTGATGGAAAAAGCTAAGCTTGCCAAAGGCGTGGAGTTTACGCCAGTTGGTGGATTTTAG
- the mnmC gene encoding FAD-dependent 5-carboxymethylaminomethyl-2-thiouridine(34) oxidoreductase MnmC — protein MWTSSPLSKPYPKTTMTDTLSVATIQWRTDHLGNTVPVSTAFDDVYFSKAGGLDESRYVFLQGNDLSHRLGKLSEYDEFCVAETGFGTGLNFLALCQLWGQLKQQGKLANHARLHFISTEKFPLTKENLTLALNAWQDNDGLSFYINSLLCQYPPLLAGCHRLTIDDDITLDLWFGDAKASFDTLLKTKPKGAGVHAWFLDGFSPSKNSELWSPALFDTIAKLSADGASLATFTAAGFVRRALVDVGFLVTKVKGFGHKREMLTAHITKPHQALNKLDKPKHVAIIGAGISGLCLTHSLALRGIQVSLIDKQSPLAGASGNPRALLAPKLTLIEKAKDHLPTVGFLYAERFYRQFNNTDQTVFNNTGVIDFLMPTKKSTEKLRSLISPYPDELIYEIKDKTFLEHQINAAIPKAGLVSPRAFMNAVLTDPLIKFIKADIKQIRHGSDVHLITDAGEILADAAVICSGFESHLLCDELFNCRKIRGQVSWLKLSHDDNHAQLLPRTPIKYDGYCAAFDLEDESHLLMGASFVRNCTDTTVTDDEHTFNLDKLAQALPSLADKLDITPSTLSGRASIRAQTPDYHPIVGQVADDLYAMYGMGSKGFSFAPLCAQILASYICGSFIPVSETLLDSLSPKRPRLQTPLNENF, from the coding sequence ATGTGGACATCAAGCCCTTTATCCAAGCCCTACCCAAAAACGACAATGACTGACACACTAAGCGTTGCCACTATCCAATGGCGGACTGACCATTTGGGTAATACCGTGCCTGTCTCCACAGCATTTGATGATGTATATTTCTCAAAGGCGGGTGGGCTTGATGAAAGCCGTTATGTGTTCTTACAAGGCAACGATTTATCACATCGCTTAGGCAAGCTTAGTGAATACGATGAATTTTGTGTAGCAGAGACAGGGTTTGGCACAGGGTTGAATTTTTTGGCTTTATGTCAGCTTTGGGGGCAGCTTAAGCAGCAAGGTAAACTTGCCAACCACGCCCGCTTGCATTTCATCAGCACCGAAAAATTCCCACTCACCAAAGAGAATCTGACTTTAGCCCTAAACGCTTGGCAAGATAATGATGGATTATCGTTTTATATTAATAGCTTGCTATGTCAATACCCGCCATTACTAGCAGGCTGCCACAGACTTACGATTGATGATGACATCACCTTAGATTTATGGTTTGGCGATGCCAAGGCAAGCTTTGATACACTACTAAAAACCAAGCCTAAAGGAGCGGGTGTTCACGCTTGGTTCTTAGACGGCTTTTCACCAAGCAAAAATAGCGAACTGTGGTCACCTGCACTGTTTGACACCATTGCCAAGCTGTCTGCCGATGGAGCAAGTCTTGCCACTTTTACTGCAGCAGGTTTTGTGCGTCGAGCCTTGGTTGATGTCGGCTTTTTAGTCACAAAAGTTAAAGGATTTGGGCATAAGCGTGAAATGCTCACAGCTCATATCACTAAGCCCCATCAAGCACTTAACAAACTTGACAAACCTAAACACGTCGCTATCATCGGTGCAGGCATTAGCGGATTGTGTTTGACTCATAGCTTAGCCTTACGCGGCATTCAAGTAAGTTTAATTGATAAGCAATCACCCCTTGCTGGAGCTTCTGGCAATCCAAGAGCCTTACTTGCTCCCAAGCTTACTCTAATTGAAAAAGCTAAAGACCATTTGCCAACTGTTGGGTTTTTATATGCCGAACGGTTTTATAGGCAGTTTAATAATACCGACCAGACGGTTTTTAATAATACTGGCGTGATTGATTTTCTAATGCCGACTAAAAAAAGCACCGAAAAACTACGGTCTCTTATTAGTCCTTATCCTGATGAGCTTATCTATGAGATAAAAGATAAGACCTTTTTGGAACATCAAATCAATGCAGCTATCCCAAAGGCTGGCTTAGTCAGTCCGCGCGCATTTATGAATGCTGTACTAACAGACCCTTTGATTAAGTTTATCAAAGCAGATATAAAGCAAATACGCCATGGTAGTGACGTGCATTTAATAACAGATGCTGGTGAAATCTTAGCGGATGCTGCAGTTATTTGTAGTGGATTTGAGAGCCATCTACTGTGTGATGAGCTGTTTAATTGCCGTAAAATCCGTGGTCAAGTATCTTGGCTAAAGCTATCACATGATGATAATCACGCACAGCTACTACCACGCACGCCCATTAAATACGATGGCTATTGTGCAGCTTTTGACTTAGAAGATGAATCTCATCTCTTAATGGGGGCAAGTTTTGTTAGAAATTGCACAGACACGACAGTAACTGATGATGAGCATACATTTAACCTAGATAAGCTAGCCCAAGCTCTACCAAGCCTAGCCGATAAACTAGACATCACACCAAGCACACTTTCTGGCAGAGCTAGTATCCGTGCTCAGACACCTGATTATCATCCGATTGTCGGTCAGGTAGCAGATGACTTATACGCCATGTATGGTATGGGTTCTAAAGGGTTTAGCTTTGCCCCACTATGTGCTCAGATTTTAGCTTCATATATTTGCGGGTCTTTTATTCCTGTTAGTGAGACGCTGTTAGATAGCCTTTCGCCAAAGCGTCCACGATTGCAGACACCCTTAAATGAAAATTTTTAA
- a CDS encoding YciI family protein has protein sequence MPLFAIIGHDTADSTAKRSELRPAHLARLTALHAQNRLVIAGPTPINHGEPAMSGSLIIAHFDDLEQARAWVDDEPYLHGGVYSHVDIKPFIQALPKNDND, from the coding sequence ATGCCCTTATTTGCCATCATCGGACATGACACAGCTGACAGCACCGCCAAACGTAGTGAGCTAAGACCTGCTCATTTGGCACGACTAACCGCCCTACACGCCCAAAATCGCCTTGTCATCGCAGGTCCGACACCCATCAATCACGGCGAGCCTGCCATGAGCGGTAGCCTGATTATTGCTCATTTTGATGATCTTGAACAGGCACGAGCTTGGGTAGATGACGAGCCTTATCTGCATGGTGGTGTATATAGCCATGTGGACATCAAGCCCTTTATCCAAGCCCTACCCAAAAACGACAATGACTGA
- a CDS encoding inner membrane-spanning protein YciB, with translation MKSLLDFIPLIVFYVLYKKTDKTDADHPLLTIFGLTGGVDNNHILVGTLGLVLATILVYGYLFVSQKFRLEKQQWFVLAMTIVFGGLTLALSDDYYIRLKAVLINLAFGLGIAISPIFTKDRKPVVKKLFDPILNLNSQGWVKLNLAWAGLFIVMAGLHGFFAFVFMGGEYWGDFAAFGDVIVMMTFMAGMFVVLRKHFKLDETAIKK, from the coding sequence ATGAAATCCTTACTTGATTTTATCCCACTCATCGTTTTTTATGTCTTATACAAAAAAACAGACAAAACAGATGCAGACCACCCCCTTTTGACCATATTTGGGCTAACAGGGGGCGTAGATAATAATCACATCTTGGTTGGAACCTTAGGTTTGGTGCTTGCTACCATACTTGTTTATGGTTATTTGTTTGTCAGTCAAAAATTTCGCCTAGAAAAACAGCAATGGTTCGTACTTGCCATGACGATTGTCTTTGGCGGTCTAACCCTTGCCCTATCAGACGACTACTATATCCGCCTAAAAGCAGTACTCATCAACCTTGCTTTTGGTCTGGGGATTGCCATCTCGCCCATTTTTACCAAAGACCGCAAGCCTGTGGTAAAAAAACTATTTGACCCCATCTTAAATTTAAACAGTCAAGGCTGGGTAAAATTAAACTTAGCTTGGGCTGGGCTATTTATCGTCATGGCAGGATTGCACGGCTTTTTTGCCTTTGTGTTCATGGGGGGTGAATACTGGGGCGACTTTGCCGCCTTTGGCGATGTGATTGTCATGATGACATTTATGGCAGGTATGTTTGTGGTATTGCGTAAGCATTTTAAATTAGATGAAACCGCCATTAAAAAATAA